In Citrus sinensis cultivar Valencia sweet orange chromosome 2, DVS_A1.0, whole genome shotgun sequence, a single genomic region encodes these proteins:
- the LOC102624548 gene encoding type II inositol polyphosphate 5-phosphatase 15 isoform X2 yields MDPPPLIDFSDDVVSSATSHSYTDHQGTRIFDRYSSSLSPSSSEDDETESHPSNSTIKRLDYMMEFLERKLSSSATTTNEKKRFASSSSLPEYIGKGGDIPMFKPPVRAALHPARPPSLEVKPHPLRETQIGCFLRTIVCTEEQLWAGGENGLRVWNLKELYDESESDSVSVSKSKGEDGTAPFKESVKGVSSVMCMVGDEASGVVWSGHRDGRIMCWNMNARLLDSDDGFGEVLSWQAHRGPVLSLCISSYGDLWSGSEGGGIKIWPWEAIEKALSLKPEERHTAALIVERSYIDLRSHLSVNGFSSILTSDIKNLLSDHSRAKVWSAGFLSFALWDARTRELLKVFNIDGQIENRVDMSLLPDFAMEDEFKTKIVTSSKKDKAQSSFGFFQRSRNAIMGAADAVRRVAAKGGFGDDNRRTEALTTSIDGMIWTGGANGLLLQWDPNGNRLQDFQYLPFAVQCLCTFGSQIWVGYMNGIVQVLDLEGNLLGGWVAHSSPVIKMAVGAGYIFTLANHGGIRGWNVTSPGPLDSILCKELAGKEFLYTRMENLKILAGTWNVGQGRASQDALISWLGSAASDVGIVVVGLQEVEMGAGFLAMSAAKETVGLEGSAVGHWWLDMIGKILDDGSTFERVGSRQLAGLLIAVWVRKNLKDYFGDVDVAAVPCGFGRAIGNKGAVGLRVRVYDRIMCFVNCHFAAHLEAVNRRNADFDHVYRTMTFCRPSNLCSAAAAGASSVVQMLRSTNPLSGLTVEGVPELSEADMVIFLGDFNYRLDGITYDEARDFISQRCFDWLRERDQLRAEMEAGNVFQGMREADIKFPPTYKFEKHLAGLAGYDSGEKKRVPAWCDRILYRDSRSDLASECSLECPVASSILRYEACMDVTDSDHKPVRCIFSVDIARVDESVRRQEFGDIMTSNEKVKIILEDLCRIPETIVSTNNIIIQNQDTSILRVTNKCGKKDAFYQINCEGQSTVKDDGQASDRHPRGSFGFPRWLEVTPATGMIKPDRTAEMSVHHEDFQTLEEFVDGVPQNWWCEDTRDQEVVLVLKVRGRYSTETRNHRIRVRHCFSAKTKREDHKPNESAQIPGNVLPRSDYQRLSSSFDVVDQLRNLHSP; encoded by the exons ATGGATCCGCCGCCACTTATCGATTTCAGCGACGACGTCGTTTCGTCAGCCACCTCCCACTCTTACACCGATCACCAAGGCACCAGAATCTTCGATCGCTACTCCTCCTCTTTGTCGCCTTCCTCCTCTGAAGATGACGAGACCGAATCTCACCCGTCCAATTCTACCATCAAACGCCTCGACTACATGATGGAGTTCCTAGAGAGGAAGCTGTCGTCATCAGCAACAACAACGAATGAAAAGAAGCGGTTCGCTTCTTCCTCCTCTCTTCCTGAGTACATCGGCAAAGGCGGAGACATTCCGATGTTTAAGCCACCGGTCCGGGCCGCGCTCCATCCGGCCCGGCCGCCCAGTCTGGAGGTGAAGCCGCATCCTTTGAGGGAGACGCAAATCGGTTGTTTCTTGAGAACGATTGTCTGTACGGAGGAGCAGCTGTGGGCCGGGGGAGAGAATGGGTTGAGAGTTTGGAATTTGAAGGAACTGTATGACGAGAGTGAGAGTGACAGTGTCAGTGTGAGTAAGAGTAAGGGTGAAGACGGAACGGCGCCGTTTAAGGAGTCGGTGAAGGGAGTCTCGTCTGTGATGTGTATGGTAGGCGATGAAGCGAGCGGAGTAGTGTGGAGTGGGCACAGAGATGGTAGAATCATGTGTTGGAACATGAATGCTCGTTTGcttgattctgatgatggattTGGAGAGGTTTTATCTTGGCAGGCCCATCGTGGCCCGGTTCTCTCGCTTTGCATTTCTTCTTATG GGGATTTGTGGTCTGGTTCTGAGGGTGGTGGTATCAAGATATGGCCATGGGAAGCTATTGAAAAAGCTCTTTCTCTTAAACCGGAAGAAAGGCACACAGCTGCTTTAATAGTGGAGAGGTCATACATTGACCTTAGGAGCCATCTTTCCGTTAATGGCTTCAGTAGTATATTAACTTCAGATATTAAGAACTTACTATCTGATCATTCAAGAGCAAAAGTATGGAGTGCTggatttttgtcttttgcaCTTTG GGATGCTCGTACAAGGGAGTTACTGAAAGTATTTAATATAGATGGTCAGATCGAGAATCGGGTTGATATGTCATTATTACCAGATTTTGCAATGGAAGATGAGTTTAAGACAAAGATTGTTACAAGTTCAAAGAAAGACAAAGCACAGAGTTCCTTTGGTTTTTTCCAGCGTTCACGTAATGCCATAATGGGAGCTGCTGATGCTGTTCGTCGAGTTGCTGCGAAGGGGGGCTTTGGAGATGATAATCGGAGAACTGAGGCACTTACCACATCAATTGATGGAATGATTTGGACTGGAGGCGCAAATGGATTACTTCTGCAATGGGATCCAAATGGAAATCGTTTGCAAGATTTTCAGTATCTTCCTTTTGCTGTTCAATGCTTATGCACGTTCGGGTCACAAATATGGGTTGGCTACATGAATGGAATTGTCCAGGTATTGGACCTTGAGGGTAATCTGCTTGGAGGATGGGTAGCTCACAGTAGTCCTGTGATAAAAATGGCTGTTGGGGCAGGTTATATTTTCACCTTGGCTAATCATGGTGGTATACGTGGGTGGAATGTCACATCCCCTGGACCTCTTGACAGCATACTGTGTAAAGAGTTGGCTGGGAAGGAGTTTCTATATACACGAatggaaaatttgaaaatattggcTGGCACATGGAATGTTGGACAGGGAAGGGCTTCTCAAGATGCTCTTATATCCTGGCTAGGCTCTGCAGCTTCTGATGTTGGCATTGTTGTTGTCGGATTGCAAGAAGTTGAAATGGGTGCTGGTTTTCTAGCTATGTCTGCTGCGAAAGAAACT GTTGGGCTTGAGGGGAGTGCTGTTGGACATTGGTGGCTGGATATGATTGGAAAAATATTGGATGACGGTTCAACATTTGAACGTGTTGGATCCAGGCAGCTGGCAGGATTACTTATAGCAGTGTG GGTTAGAAAGAATCTAAAAGATTATTTTGGGGATGTCGACGTGGCAGCGGTTCCATGTGGATTCGGACGTGCAATTGGTAATAAG GGAGCTGTTGGTTTGAGAGTTAGAGTGTACGATCGAATCATGTGCTTTGTCAATTGTCATTTTGCTGCTCATTTAGAAGCTGTTAATCGTCGTAATGCTGACTTCGATCACGTATATCGGACAATGACCTTCTGCCGACCATCAAATCTTTGCAGTGCTGCAGCTG CTGGGGCTTCATCTGTTGTTCAAATGCTTCGCAGTACAAAT CCTTTGAGTGGCCTTACTGTTGAAGGAGTGCCCGAATTATCTGAGGCAGACATGGTCATATTTCTCGGTGACTTTAATTATCGACTTGATGGTATCACTTATGATGAAGCAAGAGATTTTATTTCTCAACGATGCTTTGATTGGCTTAGAGAAAGAGATCAGCTTCGAGCTGAAATGGAGGCTGGCAATGTCTTTCAGGGAATGCGAGAGGCAGATATTAAATTTCCTCCTACATACAAGTTTGAAAAACACCTGGCTGGTTTAGCAG GTTATGATTCTGGTGAAAAGAAGCGTGTTCCTGCCTGGTGTGACAGAATTTTATATCGTGATAGCCGGTCAGATTTAGCATCTGAATGCAGTTTAGAGTGCCCTGTTGCGTCTTCGATATTACG GTATGAGGCTTGCATGGATGTAACAGACAGTGATCACAAGCCTGTCCGTTGTATTTTTAGTGTTGATATTGCTCGAGTTGACGAGTCAGTGAGGAGACAAGAGTTTGGAGATATAATGACATCAAATGAGAAGGTTAAAATCATTCTTGAGGACTTATGCAGGATTCCAGAAACTATTGTCAGTacaaacaacataattattcaaaacCAGGACACTTCCATTTTGCGTGTCACAAATAAATGTGGGAAAAAAGATgctttttatcaaataaattgtgAAGGCCAGTCCACTGTCAAGGACGATGGACAAGCATCAGATCGTCATCCTAGAGGTTCCTTTGGCTTTCCGAGATGGCtcgag GTCACACCTGCTACTGGCATGATCAAACCAGATCGCACAGCAGAAATGTCAGTTCATCACGAGGACTTTCAGACCCTTGAAGAGTTTGTTGATGGTGTCCCGCAAAACTGGTGGTGTGAAGACACAAGAGACCAGGAAGTTGTGCTGGTGCTTAAGGTTCGTGGCAGGTATTCAACTGAGACAAGAAATCATCGCATTCGTGTGCGACACTGTTTTTCagccaaaacaaaaagagaggATCATAAACCCAATGAATCTGCGCAGATCCCAGGAAATGTTCTTCCTCGGTCTGATTACCAACGTCTAAGCAGTTCCTTTGATGTGGTGGACCAATTACGGAATTTGCATAGTccttaa
- the LOC102623788 gene encoding probably inactive leucine-rich repeat receptor-like protein kinase At5g48380: MALMNKDATIFAHTLTVVVVILFCGNVRLSLATLNDIECLKSVKNSLEDPFNYLTTSWNFNNNTEGFICQFTGVDCWHPDENKVLNIRLSDMGLKGQFPRGIERCTSLTGLDLSSNNLSGSIPSDISSRLQYVTSLDLSSNSLSGEIPSGLANCTFLNVLKLNNNRFTGKIPPQLGLLNRIKTFSVASNLLTGPVPSFANVNFTAEDFANNSGLCGKPLNPCPGVPKKSRAGIIAAAAAAGVTFTALVVGIFLFCFMRGVYVKKKEDDPEGNKWAKRIKGTKGIKVSAFEKSVEKMRLSDLMKATNSFSKNNIIGTGRTGATYIAMLPGGCFIMIKRLEDSQHSEKEFLSEINTLGSVRHRNLVPLLGFCVAKKERLLVYSYLENGTLYDKLHPAEHEVMHMDWPLRLRIAIGSARGLAWLHHNCNPRIIHRNISSKCILLDGDFEPKLSDFGLARLMNPVDTHLSTFVNGEFGDLGYVAPEYPRTLVATPKGDVYSFGVVLLELITGERPTHLTNAPESFKGSLVEWITLLNTNSSLETAIDKSLLGNGFDGELHQFLRVACNCVLPTPKERHTMFEVYQLLRAIAERYHFTTDDEIMLPSNTGDPNFPDELIVAYT, from the exons ATGGCTTTGATGAATAAAGATGCTACAATTTTTGCACATACCTTGActgtggtggtggtgattttgttttgtggtAATGTAAGGCTAAGCCTTGCCACTTTGAATGATATTGAGTGCTTGAAATCCGTTAAGAATTCTCTTGAAGACCCCTTCAACTACTTGACCACTTCTTGgaatttcaacaataataCTGAAGGCTTCATTTGCCAATTTACTGGCGTTGATTGCTGGCACCCTGATGAGAACAAAGTTCTCAATATCCGCCTCTCAGATATGGGACTTAAGGGTCAGTTCCCCCGTGGCATCGAAAGGTGCACTAGCCTGACTGGCTTAGATCTTTCCAGCAACAACCTATCTGGGTCAATTCCTTCTGATATTTCCAGTAGACTCCAGTATGTGACATCTCTTGATCTCTCATCCAACAGTCTTTCCGGTGAAATCCCATCAGGTCTTGCAAATTGTACCTTTTTGAATGTACTTAAACTGAATAACAATCGATTTACTGGAAAAATTCCCCCGCAACTTGGTCTACTTAATCGGATCAAGACATTTAGCGTTGCCAGCAATCTGTTGACAGGGCCAGTCCCTTCATTTGCAAATGTTAATTTCACAGCCGAGGACTTTGCCAACAATTCTGGGCTTTGTGGAAAGCCTTTGAATCCCTGCCCAGGTGTTCCAAAGAAGTCTCGTGCTGGTATCATTGCTGCAGCAGCTGCTGCTGGGGTAACTTTTACTGCTCTTGTTGTGGgtatttttctgttttgctTCATGCGTGGTGTGTACGTTAAGAAGAAGGAAGATGACCCTGAGGGCAACAAATGGGCAAAAAGGATAAAAGGAACAAAGGGCATCAAG GTTTCAGCATTTGAGAAGTCAGTTGAAAAAATGAGGTTGAGCGATCTTATGAAAGCGACTAATAGCTTTAGCAAAAACAACATCATTGGGACAGGAAGAACGGGGGCAACGTACATAGCAATGCTTCCAGGTGGTTGTTTCATAATGATCAAGAGGTTGGAAGACTCTCAGCATTCGGAGAAAGaatttttgtctgaaatcaaTACTCTAGGGAGCGTTAGACACCGCAACTTGGTTCCTCTTTTGGGTTTTTGCGTGGCAAAGAAGGAAAGACTTTTGGTGTACAGTTACCTGGAAAATGGGACACTTTACGATAAACTACATCCAGCAGAACACGAGGTCATGCACATGGACTGGCCTTTGAGGCTCCGAATTGCAATTGGATCAGCTAGAGGTCTGGCATGGCTCCATCACAACTGTAACCCTCGGATTATACATAGAAACATAAGCTCTAAATGCATTCTGTTGGATGGTGATTTTGAACCGAAGTTGTCTGATTTTGGCCTTGCAAGGCTTATGAACCCAGTTGACACTCATTTGAGTACTTTTGTCAATGGGGAGTTCGGAGATTTAGGTTATGTTGCTCCTGAATATCCACGGACGCTGGTAGCCACCCCAAAGGGGGATGTTTATAGCTTTGGAGTTGTTCTCCTGGAACTGATCACAGGTGAGAGACCAACTCATTTAACTAATGCCCCTGAGAGCTTCAAGGGAAGTTTAGTGGAGTGGATCACACTTCTGAACACTAACTCTTCTCTGGAAACTGCAATTGATAAGTCCCTGCTTGGAAATGGTTTTGATGGTGAACTCCACCAATTTCTTAGGGTTGCTTGTAACTGTGTGTTGCCAACTCCAAAGGAGAGACACACCATGTTTGAAGTGTATCAGCTTCTCAGAGCCATTGCGGAGAGGTATCATTTCACAACTGATGATGAGATCATGCTGCCATCTAACACAGGCGATCCCAATTTTCCTGATGAACTTATTGTTGCTTACACGTAA
- the LOC102624262 gene encoding 2-alkenal reductase (NADP(+)-dependent) has translation MMEQVENKQVIFRGYIEGAPKETDMEIKISGIQLKAPKGSDSGAFLVKNLYLSCDPYMRGRMRSSFTSSYIPPFVPGQPVEGFGVSKVVDSDNPNFKPGDLVAGLTGWEEYSLIRKTEQLRKIQPDHHIPLSYHIGLLGMPGFTAYAGFHEVCSPKSGEYVFVSAASGAVGQLVGQLAKLHGCYVVGSAGSSQKVDLLKNKLGFDEAFNYNDETDLVAALKRCFPQGIDIYFDNVGGEMLDAALLNMRDHGRIAVCGMVSLHSYHDPQGIHNLFTLVTKRITMKGFLQSDYLHLYPRFLDYVISNYKQGKIVYVEDMNEGLENAPAAFVGLFSGKNVGKQVVRVACE, from the exons ATGATGGAACAAGTGGAGAACAAGCAAGTGATATTCAGAGGGTACATAGAGGGAGCACCCAAAGAGACAGAtatggaaatcaagattagCGGAATACAACTCAAGGCACCAAAAGGGTCAGACTCAGGAGCATTTTTGGTTAAGAATCTTTATCTATCTTGTGACCCTTACATGAGAGGCCGCATGCGCAGCTCCTTTACTTCTAGCTACATTCCCCCTTTTGTTCCTGGTCAG CCCGTTGAAGGATTTGGTGTGTCGAAAGTCGTGGATTCAGATAACCCGAATTTCAAGCCAGGCGATTTAGTTGCAGGGTTAACTGGTTGGGAAGAATACAGCTTGATTAGGAAAACAGAGCAGCTTAGAAAAATTCAGCCAGATCATCATATTCCTCTATCATATCATATCGGACTTCTTG GTATGCCGGGTTTTACTGCTTATGCTGGATTTCATGAGGTTTGCTCCCCTAAAAGTGGGGAGTATGTTTTTGTCTCTGCAGCTTCAGGAGCTGTTGGTCAACTTGTTGGCCAACTCGCTAAGTTGCATGGTTGCTATGTAGTTGGAAGTGCTGGAAGCAGTCAAAAG GTTGATCTTTTGAAGAATAAGCTTGGATTTGATGAAGCTTTTAACTACAATGATGAAACAGACTTGGTTGCAGCTTTGAAAAG ATGCTTCCCGCAAGGCATTGACATCTACTTTGATAATGTGGGTGGCGAAATGCTTGACGCAGCATTGCTCAACATGAGGGATCATGGGCGAATAGCAGTTTGCGGAATGGTATCTCTACACAGCTACCATGATCCCCAAGGCATTCATAACTTGTTTACTCTTGTAACAAAGCGAATCACAATGAAAGGATTCTTACAAAGTGATTACTTGCATCTGTACCCACGTTTCTTGGACTATGTTATCAGCAATTACAAGCAAGGGAAGATTGTTTACGTTGAAGACATGAACGAAGGTTTGGAAAATGCTCCAGCTGCTTTTGTTGGGTTATTTTCGGGCAAGAATGTGGGCAAGCAGGTTGTGCGTGTAGCCTGTGAATGA
- the LOC102624548 gene encoding type II inositol polyphosphate 5-phosphatase 15 isoform X1, producing the protein MDPPPLIDFSDDVVSSATSHSYTDHQGTRIFDRYSSSLSPSSSEDDETESHPSNSTIKRLDYMMEFLERKLSSSATTTNEKKRFASSSSLPEYIGKGGDIPMFKPPVRAALHPARPPSLEVKPHPLRETQIGCFLRTIVCTEEQLWAGGENGLRVWNLKELYDESESDSVSVSKSKGEDGTAPFKESVKGVSSVMCMVGDEASGVVWSGHRDGRIMCWNMNARLLDSDDGFGEVLSWQAHRGPVLSLCISSYGDLWSGSEGGGIKIWPWEAIEKALSLKPEERHTAALIVERSYIDLRSHLSVNGFSSILTSDIKNLLSDHSRAKVWSAGFLSFALWDARTRELLKVFNIDGQIENRVDMSLLPDFAMEDEFKTKIVTSSKKDKAQSSFGFFQRSRNAIMGAADAVRRVAAKGGFGDDNRRTEALTTSIDGMIWTGGANGLLLQWDPNGNRLQDFQYLPFAVQCLCTFGSQIWVGYMNGIVQVLDLEGNLLGGWVAHSSPVIKMAVGAGYIFTLANHGGIRGWNVTSPGPLDSILCKELAGKEFLYTRMENLKILAGTWNVGQGRASQDALISWLGSAASDVGIVVVGLQEVEMGAGFLAMSAAKETVGLEGSAVGHWWLDMIGKILDDGSTFERVGSRQLAGLLIAVWVRKNLKDYFGDVDVAAVPCGFGRAIGNKGAVGLRVRVYDRIMCFVNCHFAAHLEAVNRRNADFDHVYRTMTFCRPSNLCSAAAGTMPFLLLSCVLACSMYLLWLVYRSGLPLVLYIAAGASSVVQMLRSTNPLSGLTVEGVPELSEADMVIFLGDFNYRLDGITYDEARDFISQRCFDWLRERDQLRAEMEAGNVFQGMREADIKFPPTYKFEKHLAGLAGYDSGEKKRVPAWCDRILYRDSRSDLASECSLECPVASSILRYEACMDVTDSDHKPVRCIFSVDIARVDESVRRQEFGDIMTSNEKVKIILEDLCRIPETIVSTNNIIIQNQDTSILRVTNKCGKKDAFYQINCEGQSTVKDDGQASDRHPRGSFGFPRWLEVTPATGMIKPDRTAEMSVHHEDFQTLEEFVDGVPQNWWCEDTRDQEVVLVLKVRGRYSTETRNHRIRVRHCFSAKTKREDHKPNESAQIPGNVLPRSDYQRLSSSFDVVDQLRNLHSP; encoded by the exons ATGGATCCGCCGCCACTTATCGATTTCAGCGACGACGTCGTTTCGTCAGCCACCTCCCACTCTTACACCGATCACCAAGGCACCAGAATCTTCGATCGCTACTCCTCCTCTTTGTCGCCTTCCTCCTCTGAAGATGACGAGACCGAATCTCACCCGTCCAATTCTACCATCAAACGCCTCGACTACATGATGGAGTTCCTAGAGAGGAAGCTGTCGTCATCAGCAACAACAACGAATGAAAAGAAGCGGTTCGCTTCTTCCTCCTCTCTTCCTGAGTACATCGGCAAAGGCGGAGACATTCCGATGTTTAAGCCACCGGTCCGGGCCGCGCTCCATCCGGCCCGGCCGCCCAGTCTGGAGGTGAAGCCGCATCCTTTGAGGGAGACGCAAATCGGTTGTTTCTTGAGAACGATTGTCTGTACGGAGGAGCAGCTGTGGGCCGGGGGAGAGAATGGGTTGAGAGTTTGGAATTTGAAGGAACTGTATGACGAGAGTGAGAGTGACAGTGTCAGTGTGAGTAAGAGTAAGGGTGAAGACGGAACGGCGCCGTTTAAGGAGTCGGTGAAGGGAGTCTCGTCTGTGATGTGTATGGTAGGCGATGAAGCGAGCGGAGTAGTGTGGAGTGGGCACAGAGATGGTAGAATCATGTGTTGGAACATGAATGCTCGTTTGcttgattctgatgatggattTGGAGAGGTTTTATCTTGGCAGGCCCATCGTGGCCCGGTTCTCTCGCTTTGCATTTCTTCTTATG GGGATTTGTGGTCTGGTTCTGAGGGTGGTGGTATCAAGATATGGCCATGGGAAGCTATTGAAAAAGCTCTTTCTCTTAAACCGGAAGAAAGGCACACAGCTGCTTTAATAGTGGAGAGGTCATACATTGACCTTAGGAGCCATCTTTCCGTTAATGGCTTCAGTAGTATATTAACTTCAGATATTAAGAACTTACTATCTGATCATTCAAGAGCAAAAGTATGGAGTGCTggatttttgtcttttgcaCTTTG GGATGCTCGTACAAGGGAGTTACTGAAAGTATTTAATATAGATGGTCAGATCGAGAATCGGGTTGATATGTCATTATTACCAGATTTTGCAATGGAAGATGAGTTTAAGACAAAGATTGTTACAAGTTCAAAGAAAGACAAAGCACAGAGTTCCTTTGGTTTTTTCCAGCGTTCACGTAATGCCATAATGGGAGCTGCTGATGCTGTTCGTCGAGTTGCTGCGAAGGGGGGCTTTGGAGATGATAATCGGAGAACTGAGGCACTTACCACATCAATTGATGGAATGATTTGGACTGGAGGCGCAAATGGATTACTTCTGCAATGGGATCCAAATGGAAATCGTTTGCAAGATTTTCAGTATCTTCCTTTTGCTGTTCAATGCTTATGCACGTTCGGGTCACAAATATGGGTTGGCTACATGAATGGAATTGTCCAGGTATTGGACCTTGAGGGTAATCTGCTTGGAGGATGGGTAGCTCACAGTAGTCCTGTGATAAAAATGGCTGTTGGGGCAGGTTATATTTTCACCTTGGCTAATCATGGTGGTATACGTGGGTGGAATGTCACATCCCCTGGACCTCTTGACAGCATACTGTGTAAAGAGTTGGCTGGGAAGGAGTTTCTATATACACGAatggaaaatttgaaaatattggcTGGCACATGGAATGTTGGACAGGGAAGGGCTTCTCAAGATGCTCTTATATCCTGGCTAGGCTCTGCAGCTTCTGATGTTGGCATTGTTGTTGTCGGATTGCAAGAAGTTGAAATGGGTGCTGGTTTTCTAGCTATGTCTGCTGCGAAAGAAACT GTTGGGCTTGAGGGGAGTGCTGTTGGACATTGGTGGCTGGATATGATTGGAAAAATATTGGATGACGGTTCAACATTTGAACGTGTTGGATCCAGGCAGCTGGCAGGATTACTTATAGCAGTGTG GGTTAGAAAGAATCTAAAAGATTATTTTGGGGATGTCGACGTGGCAGCGGTTCCATGTGGATTCGGACGTGCAATTGGTAATAAG GGAGCTGTTGGTTTGAGAGTTAGAGTGTACGATCGAATCATGTGCTTTGTCAATTGTCATTTTGCTGCTCATTTAGAAGCTGTTAATCGTCGTAATGCTGACTTCGATCACGTATATCGGACAATGACCTTCTGCCGACCATCAAATCTTTGCAGTGCTGCAGCTGGTACGATGCCATTCCTGTTATTGTCTTGCGTGCTTGCATGCTCAATGTATTTATTATGGCTTGTTTATAGATCTGGCTTGCCATTGGTCCTTTATATTGCAGCTGGGGCTTCATCTGTTGTTCAAATGCTTCGCAGTACAAAT CCTTTGAGTGGCCTTACTGTTGAAGGAGTGCCCGAATTATCTGAGGCAGACATGGTCATATTTCTCGGTGACTTTAATTATCGACTTGATGGTATCACTTATGATGAAGCAAGAGATTTTATTTCTCAACGATGCTTTGATTGGCTTAGAGAAAGAGATCAGCTTCGAGCTGAAATGGAGGCTGGCAATGTCTTTCAGGGAATGCGAGAGGCAGATATTAAATTTCCTCCTACATACAAGTTTGAAAAACACCTGGCTGGTTTAGCAG GTTATGATTCTGGTGAAAAGAAGCGTGTTCCTGCCTGGTGTGACAGAATTTTATATCGTGATAGCCGGTCAGATTTAGCATCTGAATGCAGTTTAGAGTGCCCTGTTGCGTCTTCGATATTACG GTATGAGGCTTGCATGGATGTAACAGACAGTGATCACAAGCCTGTCCGTTGTATTTTTAGTGTTGATATTGCTCGAGTTGACGAGTCAGTGAGGAGACAAGAGTTTGGAGATATAATGACATCAAATGAGAAGGTTAAAATCATTCTTGAGGACTTATGCAGGATTCCAGAAACTATTGTCAGTacaaacaacataattattcaaaacCAGGACACTTCCATTTTGCGTGTCACAAATAAATGTGGGAAAAAAGATgctttttatcaaataaattgtgAAGGCCAGTCCACTGTCAAGGACGATGGACAAGCATCAGATCGTCATCCTAGAGGTTCCTTTGGCTTTCCGAGATGGCtcgag GTCACACCTGCTACTGGCATGATCAAACCAGATCGCACAGCAGAAATGTCAGTTCATCACGAGGACTTTCAGACCCTTGAAGAGTTTGTTGATGGTGTCCCGCAAAACTGGTGGTGTGAAGACACAAGAGACCAGGAAGTTGTGCTGGTGCTTAAGGTTCGTGGCAGGTATTCAACTGAGACAAGAAATCATCGCATTCGTGTGCGACACTGTTTTTCagccaaaacaaaaagagaggATCATAAACCCAATGAATCTGCGCAGATCCCAGGAAATGTTCTTCCTCGGTCTGATTACCAACGTCTAAGCAGTTCCTTTGATGTGGTGGACCAATTACGGAATTTGCATAGTccttaa